ACGTTAAGTTTTCCGTCAAAGACTGCCGGGAAAAAATTCATCTCTTTTTCACCATACTTCAACTTAAACCGATCCTTAATTGGATTATTGGTGCATCCCTTGAGGACTTCCATTATCGCCGGACCTTTTACATATTTAAGTTCCTGGTATTCGATCTTTTCCATGGTGCCCATACGCACCCCGGCAAGAAGCGCCCCGGCAACGCCAGCGATAAGACCAAGGACAATAACCATCTTTATAATGTCACGCATTTTCTACCACCTTTCCAATAGCCTTCGGACTGATTTTATCCAGAAGCGGATTGATAATGTTCATAAGGAGAATGGTAAAAACCACCCCATCATAATACAATCCGGTACACCTGATTAGGACTGTCATTATTCCACAAGCCAGTCCAAATATCAGCATGGGAATAAAATTAACCGGTGAGGTTGTATCGTCAGTAGCTAAGAAGAATGCCCCGAGCATAACGTTTCCTGTTAACAGGTGAAACAGGGGTGATGCGTACTTTTCCGGGTTGGCAATATTGAAGAGAAAAGCGGTAATGAAAACACCAACCAGAAAAGAGAGGGATATTTCCCACCTGATAAATCCCCTCAACATAAGGTAAACACCGCCGATCAGAAGACCCAGCCCGCATACAGCGCCGATACCTCCTGACTGCTTTCCTATTAAAAGGTTCATCAAGTCATATTTGTCAGTTGCCGCTGTTCCAAAATACTTCAGTGCTGCCAAAGGATAAGCCATATAAAAACCGAGATCGTAATTTAGAAGCGCCTCATCAAAATTTAAATGGCCTTTCCATGAAACCATGATAATGGCAAAACCAACGAGGGTAGGATTTAAAGGATTTGCCCCAATACCTCCGAAGACCTGTTTGCCGATGATGATGGCAGCAAAGGCGCCAATCACTACCAGCCACCATGGTACGCTGGCGGGAAGAAGCATGCCAAGAAGAAGCCCGCTAACGGCGGCGCTTCCATCATCAATAGTAAGGTCTTTTCTGGTGACAAGATTTATAAGCAACTCGGCAAGCATTGCAGAACCGATAGACAGGGCAACAACTCTTAAGGCAGGCATCCCGAAAATTGAAAATCCTACAAATAGGGCCGGAAGCGCCGCTATCATTATATTAATATTTCTGGTAGATATCCTGCTTCCGTCGTGCCAATGGGGGGCATAGGAAACAATAAGTTTATTATTCATTAACTGCCTCCGAAAGTTTTATTAACTCGAGTTCATGTTTGGCTAATTTAATGTACTGTAAAAGAGGCCTTTTCGCAGTACAGACATAGGCACACAATCCACATTCTATGCAGGAGTCAAGATCGTACCTTTCAGCGTCTTCATACAGTGCAAATTCCGCAAATCTGCAAAGCAAATTTACCTGAATCTTCGCCGGGCATACCCTTACACACT
This region of Syntrophales bacterium genomic DNA includes:
- a CDS encoding RnfABCDGE type electron transport complex subunit D, which translates into the protein MNNKLIVSYAPHWHDGSRISTRNINIMIAALPALFVGFSIFGMPALRVVALSIGSAMLAELLINLVTRKDLTIDDGSAAVSGLLLGMLLPASVPWWLVVIGAFAAIIIGKQVFGGIGANPLNPTLVGFAIIMVSWKGHLNFDEALLNYDLGFYMAYPLAALKYFGTAATDKYDLMNLLIGKQSGGIGAVCGLGLLIGGVYLMLRGFIRWEISLSFLVGVFITAFLFNIANPEKYASPLFHLLTGNVMLGAFFLATDDTTSPVNFIPMLIFGLACGIMTVLIRCTGLYYDGVVFTILLMNIINPLLDKISPKAIGKVVENA